From Fundulus heteroclitus isolate FHET01 chromosome 14, MU-UCD_Fhet_4.1, whole genome shotgun sequence, the proteins below share one genomic window:
- the LOC118565789 gene encoding uncharacterized protein LOC118565789 isoform X2 produces the protein MICRILLLIILNSCLCAATFVVNVTQSSYQAEENHSITLEWTFTTRPDEPWRDLFIYCCSLTPRKELVLYQVLDGVEVSESQDEQFSGRVQSDKDVLREGRIRLHVSRLRTEDSGEYYCDVTTEDGYGSAGTRITVTGPMSAKMMTESVLQWNLITPAPQDETISTGTRSRLPLCFAVISFFISLSLIFIFKLKTNKKFEEKLLRQASTLECGCLAQEQVRVHVDRSSMRSSLLQLSEGSDSNQQLQHQGKPGEELSLQSEDHG, from the exons atgatctgcaggatcctgctgctcatcatcctcaactcatgtctctgtg cagcaacatttgtAGTGAATGTGACACAGAGCTCCTATCAGGCAGAGGAGAACCACAGCATCACTCTGGAGTGGACCTTCACCACCAGACCTGATGAACCCTGGAGAGATCTGTTCATCTACTGCTGCTCATTAACTCCTAGGAAAGAATTAGTCCTTTATCAGGTCCTTGATGGTGTTGAGGTGTCAGAGTCTCAGGATGAACAGTTTTCAGGACGAGTCCAGAGTGACAAAGACGTCCTCAGAGAAGGACGAATCAGACTCCATGTGTCCAGACTGAGGACTGAAGATTCTGGAGAGTATTACTGTGATGTGACGACTGAGGATGGTTATGGTTCTGCAGGGACCAGGATCACAGTCACCG GCCCAATGTCAGCCAAGATGATGACAGAATCGGTTCTTCAGTGGAACCTCATCACTCCAGCCCCACAGGATGAGACCATCAGTACCG GAACCCGGTCCAGGCTGCCtctgtgttttgctgttatttctttcttcatttCTCTGAGTTTAATTTTCATCTTCAAACTTAAAACGAACAAGAA ATTTGAAGAGAAACTGCTGAGACAAGCCTCCACCTTGGAGTGTGGATGCCTTGCTCAAGAGCAGGTCAGGGTTCATGTAGATAGGAGCTCCATGAGGTCTTCTCTCCTGCAGCTTTCTGAGGGCTCGGATTCAAACCAGCAACTGCAGCATCAAGGAAAGCCTGGAGAAGAGCTGAGCCTTCAGTCAGAGGACCATGGATGA